Proteins encoded in a region of the Hippopotamus amphibius kiboko isolate mHipAmp2 chromosome 11, mHipAmp2.hap2, whole genome shotgun sequence genome:
- the ARK2C gene encoding E3 ubiquitin-protein ligase RNF165 isoform X2: MVLVHVGYFVLPVFGSVRNRGAPFQRSQHPHATSCRHFHLGPPQPQQLAPDFPLAHAVQSQPGLSAHMAPAQQHSGALHQSLTPLPTLQFQDVTGPSFLPQALHQQYLLQQQLLEAQHRRLLSHPRRSQERVSVHPHRLHPSFDFGHQLQTPQPRYLAEGTDWDLSVDTGLSPAQFQVRPIPQHYQHYLATPRMHHFPRNSSSTQMVVHEIRNYPYPQLHFLALQGLNASRHTSAVRESYEELLQLEDRLGNVTRGAVQNTIERFTFPHKYKKRRPQDGKGKKEEGEESDTDEKCTICLSLLEDGEDVRRLPCMHLFHQLCVDQWLAMSKKCPICRVDIETQLGADS, translated from the exons GTGCCCCCTTTCAAAGGTCTCAGCATCCTCACGCTACCTCCTGCCGCCACTTCCACCTGGGCCCCCCGCAGCCGCAGCAGCTCGCTCCCGACTTCCCCCTGGCCCACGCTGTGCAGTCGCAGCCGGGCCTCAGCGCCCACATGGCCCCGGCCCAGCAGCACAGCGGCGCCCTGCACCAGTCGCTGACCCCGCTGCCCACCCTGCAGTTCCAGGATGTCACAGGTCCCTCCTTCCTACCTCAGGCCCTGCACCAGCAATACCTCCTGCAGCAGCAGCTCCTGGAAGCCCAGCACCGCAGGCTCCTCTCACACCCCAG GCGGAGTCAGGAGCGCGTGTCTGTCCACCCGCACCGCCTCCACCCCAGCTTCGACTTTGGCCACCAACTACAGACACCTCAGCCCAGGTATCTGGCTGAGGGCACTGACTG GGATCTCAGTGTGGACACCGGCTTGAGTCCCGCTCAGTTCCAGGTGCGGCCCATCCCTCAGCACTATCAGCATTACCTAGCGACCCCTCGAATGCACCACTTTCCCCGAAACTCCTCCTCCACGCAGATG GTCGTCCATGAAATCCGAAACTACCCTTACCCTCAGCTCCACTTCCTTGCTCTCCAGGGACTGAACGCCAGCAGGCACACCTCCGCTGTGCGGGAGAGCTATGAG GAGCTGCTGCAGCTCGAGGACAGGTTGGGAAACGTGACTCGGGGAGCTGTACAGAATACCATTGAGAGGTTCACCTTCCCCCACAAGTACAAGAAG CGAAGACCCCAGGATGGCAAGggcaagaaggaagaaggggaggagtcAGACACAGATGAGAAATGCACAATCTGTCTGTCTCTGCTGGAAGATGGAGAGGATGTGAG GCGCCTACCCTGTATGCATCTCTTTCACCAACTGTGTGTGGACCAGTGGCTCGCCATGAGCAAGAAATGCCCCATCTGCCGAGTGGACATTGAGACGCAGCTGGGAGCCGACAGCTGA
- the ARK2C gene encoding E3 ubiquitin-protein ligase RNF165 isoform X1 — MVLVHVGYFVLPVFGSVRNRGAPFQRSQHPHATSCRHFHLGPPQPQQLAPDFPLAHAVQSQPGLSAHMAPAQQHSGALHQSLTPLPTLQFQDVTGPSFLPQALHQQYLLQQQLLEAQHRRLLSHPRRSQERVSVHPHRLHPSFDFGHQLQTPQPRYLAEGTDWSPLQPDGCITCASLWLCPCRDLSVDTGLSPAQFQVRPIPQHYQHYLATPRMHHFPRNSSSTQMVVHEIRNYPYPQLHFLALQGLNASRHTSAVRESYEELLQLEDRLGNVTRGAVQNTIERFTFPHKYKKRRPQDGKGKKEEGEESDTDEKCTICLSLLEDGEDVRRLPCMHLFHQLCVDQWLAMSKKCPICRVDIETQLGADS; from the exons GTGCCCCCTTTCAAAGGTCTCAGCATCCTCACGCTACCTCCTGCCGCCACTTCCACCTGGGCCCCCCGCAGCCGCAGCAGCTCGCTCCCGACTTCCCCCTGGCCCACGCTGTGCAGTCGCAGCCGGGCCTCAGCGCCCACATGGCCCCGGCCCAGCAGCACAGCGGCGCCCTGCACCAGTCGCTGACCCCGCTGCCCACCCTGCAGTTCCAGGATGTCACAGGTCCCTCCTTCCTACCTCAGGCCCTGCACCAGCAATACCTCCTGCAGCAGCAGCTCCTGGAAGCCCAGCACCGCAGGCTCCTCTCACACCCCAG GCGGAGTCAGGAGCGCGTGTCTGTCCACCCGCACCGCCTCCACCCCAGCTTCGACTTTGGCCACCAACTACAGACACCTCAGCCCAGGTATCTGGCTGAGGGCACTGACT GGTCCCCGCTACAACCTGATGGCTGCATCACCTGTGCATCACTGTGGCTGTGTCCCTGCAGGGATCTCAGTGTGGACACCGGCTTGAGTCCCGCTCAGTTCCAGGTGCGGCCCATCCCTCAGCACTATCAGCATTACCTAGCGACCCCTCGAATGCACCACTTTCCCCGAAACTCCTCCTCCACGCAGATG GTCGTCCATGAAATCCGAAACTACCCTTACCCTCAGCTCCACTTCCTTGCTCTCCAGGGACTGAACGCCAGCAGGCACACCTCCGCTGTGCGGGAGAGCTATGAG GAGCTGCTGCAGCTCGAGGACAGGTTGGGAAACGTGACTCGGGGAGCTGTACAGAATACCATTGAGAGGTTCACCTTCCCCCACAAGTACAAGAAG CGAAGACCCCAGGATGGCAAGggcaagaaggaagaaggggaggagtcAGACACAGATGAGAAATGCACAATCTGTCTGTCTCTGCTGGAAGATGGAGAGGATGTGAG GCGCCTACCCTGTATGCATCTCTTTCACCAACTGTGTGTGGACCAGTGGCTCGCCATGAGCAAGAAATGCCCCATCTGCCGAGTGGACATTGAGACGCAGCTGGGAGCCGACAGCTGA